One window of the Eucalyptus grandis isolate ANBG69807.140 chromosome 6, ASM1654582v1, whole genome shotgun sequence genome contains the following:
- the LOC104450258 gene encoding GDP-L-galactose phosphorylase 2, translating into MMLKIKRVPTVVSNYQKEEAEEGARRGGGCGRNCLNKCCIPGAKLPLYAFKRVNFVADEKAGIVGENAEPPVAFLDSLLLGEWEDRMQRGLFRYDVTACETKIIPGGYGFIAQLNEGRHLKKRPTEFRVDKVLQPFDGSKFNFTKVGQEEILFQFEASEDGEVQFFAKAPIDADNSPSVVAINVSPIEYGHVLLIPRVLECMPQRIDRESFSLALYMAAEARNPYFRLGYNSLGAFATINHLHFQAYYLAVPFPIEKAPTQKLTALESGVTIFELVNYPVRGLVFEGGDTVQDLSNAVSDSCICLQDNNIPYNVLISDCGKRIFLLPQCYAEKQALGEVNSELLDTQVNPAVWEISGHIVLKRKKDFEEASEENAWRLLAEVSLSEERFQEVNALIFEAIASVENGGQDNPDVEPQAPKDVDVAKQSSRPAMVAGSQECLVRQ; encoded by the exons ATGATGCTCAAGATTAAGAGGGTTCCGACCGTAGTTTCGAACTACCAGAAAGAGGAAGCCGAGGAGGGTGCTCGCCGCGGAGGGGGTTGCGGCCGGAACTGCCTCAACAAATGCTGCATTCCAG GGGCGAAGCTCCCTTTGTATGCTTTCAAGAGGGTGAACTTTGTTGCTGATGAGAAGGCTGGGATCGTGGGTGAGAATGCAGAGCCACCCGTCGCCTTCCTCGACTCGCTTCTTCTGGGGGAG TGGGAGGACCGCATGCAGAGGGGTCTATTTCGCTACGACGTAACTGCCTGCGAAACCAAG ATCATACCTGGTGGATATGGATTTATTGCCCAGCTGAACGAGGGTCGCCATCTCAAGAAGAGGCCAACTGAATTCCGTGTTGATAAGGTCCTCCAGCCCTTTGATGGAAGCAAGTTCAACTTCACTAAAGTTGGGCAGGAAGAGATCCTCTTCCAGTTTGAAGCAAGTGAAGATGGTGAAGTGCAATTCTTCGCAAAAGCTCCAATTGATGCGGACAACTCCCCTAGCGTTGTTGCTATAAAT GTCAGTCCCATTGAATATGGGCATGTGCTGTTGATTCCTCGTGTCCTCGAATGCATGCCTCAGAGGATTGACCGCGAAAGCTTCTCTCTTGCGCTTTATATGGCTGCAGAAGCTAGGAATCCATACTTCCGTCTTGGTTACAACAGCTTGGGTGCCTTTGCCACCATCAATCATCTCCATTTTCAG GCATACTACTTGGCAGTTCCCTTTCCGATAGAGAAGGCTCCTACCCAGAAATTAACTGCTTTGGAATCTGGAGTTACAATCTTTGAACTTGTCAATTATCCAGTCAGAGGTCTTGTTTTTGAGGGTGGAGACACCGTGCAAGATTTATCCAATGCAGTTTCTGACTCCTGCATTTGCCTCCAAGATAACAACATCCCTTACAATGTCCTGATCTCTGATTGTGGGAAGCGGATTTTTCTCTTACCCCAG TGCTATGCTGAGAAGCAAGCTCTAGGGGAAGTGAATTCAGAGCTTCTGGATACCCAAGTGAACCCAGCTGTCTGGGAAATCAGTGGGCATATTGTcctgaagaggaagaaggactTTGAGGAGGCATCTGAAGAGAATGCTTGGCGTCTTCTTGCAGAGGTTTCTCTTTCTGAGGAGAGATTCCAAGAAGTAAATGCTCTGATATTTGAAGCCATTGCATCTGTGGAAAATGGGGGGCAAGACAACCCTGATGTGGAACCTCAAGCACCGAAAGATGTTGATGTCGCGAAGCAGAGCTCCCGCCCTGCAATGGTGGCTGGATCGCAGGAGTGCCTGGTCCGGCAGTGA
- the LOC104450257 gene encoding aspartate carbamoyltransferase, chloroplastic has product MATSSSFSAYTAQGQMSCPEARKSPQYLFKISTSSCKQSVQHDAVSFSAYMTKMRLSSCGNPLKLAVTERSSQRKGFCCSAMDVDNSRASFSPGKKFQLDDVIEAQQFDRDTLSAIFEVAHDMEKIEKNSPGSKILKGYLMATLFYEPSTRTRLSFESAMKRLGGEVLTTENAREFSSAAKGETLEDTIRTVEGYSDIIVMRHFERGAARRAAATAGIPVINAGDGPGQHPTQALLDVYTIEREVGKLDGIKVALVGDLANGRTVRSLAYLLTKYQGVKIYFVAPDIVKMKDDIKGYLTSKGVEWEESADLMEVASKCDVVYQTRIQRERFGERVDLYEEARGKYIVDKDVMNAMQKHAVVMHPLPRLDEITVDVDDDPRAAYFRQAKNGLYIRMALLKLLLVGW; this is encoded by the exons ATGGCTACTTCTTCCTCGTTCTCTGCATACACGGCACAAGGGCAAATGTCCTGTCCTGAAGCTCGAAAGTCCCCCCAATACCTGTTCAAAATATCCACCTCTTCCTGCAAACAGTCGGTTCAACACGATGCGGTTTCTTTTTCTGCTTATATGACAAAAATGAGGTTGTCATCCTGTGGAAATCCGTTGAAGTTGGCTGTCACTGAAAGATCTTCACAGAGAAAAGGATTCTGTTGCTCAGCCATGGATGTTGACAATTCAAGGGCTTCGTTTTCTCCTGGAAAGAAGTTTCAACTCGACGATGTGATTGAAGCTCAGCAGTTTGACAGAGATACTCTTAGTGCTATTTTTGAAGTTGCACATGACATGGAGAAGATCGAAAAGAATTCACCTGGAAGTAAAATTCTCAAGGGTTATCTGATGGCTACTCTATTTTATGAGCCCTCTACCAGGACTAGGCTTTCATTCGAGTCTGCCATGAAAAGGTTAGGCGGTGAGGTCTTAACCACtgaaaatgcacgtgagttctCATCAGCAGCGAAGGGCGAAACACTGGAAG ATACGATAAGAACTGTTGAGGGCTATTCGGATATTATTGTGATGCGGCATTTTGAAAGAGGTGCTGCGAGAAGAGCAGCAGCTACAGCTGGAATCCCAGTCATTAATGCAGGGGATGGTCCAGGACAGCATCCGACTCAG GCTCTTTTAGATGTGTATACGATTGAAAGGGAGGTCGGGAAGCTGGATGGCATTAAAGTAGCGCTTGTAGGAGACCTCGCTAATGGAAGGACGGTTCGTTCACTTGCATATTTGCTTACCAAGTACCAAGGTGTGAAGATTTATTTCGTAGCCCCTGATATTGTCAAGATGAAG GACGACATCAAAGGGTACTTGACATCGAAGGGGGTGGAATGGGAAGAGAGCGCCGATCTAATGGAAGTGGCGTCTAAGTGCGATGTGGTGTACCAAACTCGCATCCAACGCGAGCGTTTTGGAGAGAGAGTCGACCTCTACGAAGAAGCGCGAGGCAAGTACATTGTCGACAAAGACGTGATGAATGCGATGCAGAAGCATGCCGTGGTGATGCACCCTCTTCCCAGGCTTGATGAG ATTACGGTGGACGTCGACGACGATCCCAGGGCTGCCTATTTCCGTCAAGCGAAGAACGGTCTGTACATAAGGATGGCTTTACTGAAGCTTTTGCTTGTCGGATGGTGA